One region of Bacteroidota bacterium genomic DNA includes:
- the hemC gene encoding hydroxymethylbilane synthase produces the protein MAVDRIIIGSRGSELALWQAHWVQGELLKRFRDLEIRIDRIKTKGDKILDSPLSKIGDKGLFTREIEEALLTKQIDLAVHSLKDLPTQLPDGLMLGAICEREDVRDVFIPHPANQERTLLNQPQRARIATGSLRRKCQLLNLRPDFEIIDIRGNLNTRMKKLEESDWAGMILARAGVVRLGWEARIGESIDAETILPAVGQGALGIEIRVGDTRTAEFARSLHHHITAQAALAERALLRKLEGGCQVPIGTFGRVDAEKNELKLDAIVGSLDGKTIVRGKMHGSVSSAENIGSKLAETLLAGGADRILDAIRSTASADKVGGA, from the coding sequence ATGGCAGTTGACAGGATCATTATCGGAAGCCGGGGGAGTGAACTTGCCTTGTGGCAGGCACATTGGGTGCAAGGAGAGTTGCTGAAGCGGTTTCGCGATCTCGAAATCCGGATTGACAGAATCAAAACAAAGGGGGACAAGATTCTCGATTCACCTCTATCGAAAATCGGCGACAAGGGGTTGTTCACGCGGGAGATCGAAGAGGCGCTTCTCACGAAACAGATTGACCTGGCCGTCCACAGTCTGAAAGATCTCCCGACACAACTTCCCGACGGTCTCATGCTCGGCGCGATTTGCGAGCGTGAGGATGTTCGCGATGTGTTCATTCCTCATCCCGCCAACCAGGAAAGGACCCTGCTCAATCAGCCGCAACGGGCGAGAATTGCAACCGGAAGCTTGCGTCGGAAATGTCAATTGTTGAACCTTCGACCGGATTTTGAAATCATTGATATTCGTGGCAATCTCAACACACGAATGAAGAAACTCGAAGAGAGTGACTGGGCCGGAATGATACTTGCACGGGCCGGGGTTGTCCGGCTTGGTTGGGAGGCACGTATCGGCGAGAGCATTGATGCGGAGACGATACTTCCGGCAGTCGGGCAAGGAGCATTGGGTATCGAAATCAGAGTTGGTGATACGCGAACGGCGGAGTTTGCGAGATCCCTTCATCATCATATCACTGCACAAGCGGCATTGGCTGAGCGTGCGTTGCTGCGAAAGCTCGAAGGCGGCTGCCAGGTGCCGATCGGAACATTCGGTCGGGTTGATGCTGAAAAGAATGAACTGAAGCTTGACGCGATTGTCGGATCACTCGACGGCAAAACAATCGTGCGAGGTAAAATGCACGGAAGTGTTTCGTCCGCTGAAAACATCGGCTCGAAGCTCGCGGAAACACTGCTCGCCGGAGGCGCTGATCGTATTCTTGATGCAATCCGATCGACAGCGAGCGCGGACAAGGTTGGCGGGGCATAG
- a CDS encoding uroporphyrinogen-III synthase: MSLHGKTILITRQREQSGEFVAEIEKRGGRAVVIPMIHISDPESWKECDEALDHLSAYHAIVFPSANGVEGFFRRVEQLGIDPPTLANTDIFPVGEKTAEEIEKRGLRVYHIPDEFSADGLIEYFRQQQVDGKRFLLVRGNLGKDDLRQELVHMGAEVDAVEVYSTDPPGEPARQELKQCLGGGCDVVTFASPSAARHFSSVISAVDFSRVSQKTQIAVIGPTTRDVVERLGFHVGIEAKESTSKGLVEAIDEYYRNHNEQ; encoded by the coding sequence ATGAGTCTTCACGGCAAGACAATTCTGATTACCCGCCAGCGCGAGCAGTCGGGTGAGTTTGTGGCCGAGATTGAAAAGCGGGGAGGTCGTGCTGTTGTCATTCCGATGATACACATCTCCGACCCGGAAAGTTGGAAAGAATGTGACGAAGCGTTGGATCATCTTTCTGCATATCATGCAATCGTCTTCCCAAGTGCAAATGGTGTTGAGGGTTTTTTTCGGAGAGTTGAACAACTCGGGATTGATCCGCCGACCTTGGCAAATACCGATATCTTCCCTGTCGGCGAGAAGACGGCTGAAGAGATTGAGAAACGCGGCCTTCGAGTCTACCACATACCCGATGAATTTTCGGCTGATGGATTGATTGAATATTTCAGGCAACAGCAAGTAGACGGGAAGCGCTTCTTGCTCGTTCGGGGTAACCTTGGCAAGGATGACCTCAGGCAAGAACTTGTACATATGGGTGCCGAAGTTGATGCCGTTGAAGTGTACAGTACCGATCCGCCCGGTGAGCCGGCAAGACAAGAATTGAAGCAATGCCTTGGCGGAGGATGTGACGTCGTGACATTTGCCAGCCCTTCTGCCGCGAGACATTTCTCTTCGGTTATCAGTGCGGTTGATTTTAGTCGTGTATCGCAGAAAACGCAAATTGCAGTTATCGGTCCCACAACTCGTGACGTCGTGGAACGGCTTGGATTTCACGTCGGTATAGAAGCGAAGGAATCCACGAGCAAAGGGCTGGTTGAGGCAATAGACGAATATTACCGGAACCACAACGAACAATAG
- the hemF gene encoding oxygen-dependent coproporphyrinogen oxidase: MPPLGERARAYFEQLQQTLCAGLESFEQEKRFSEDHWERADGRHPDQSGGGGLTRVLEGGKVFEKAGILTSTIFGGLPESLAMKMNVPPTEFYATGVSLIVHPLNPMVPTVHANFRYLEQGNGDSWFGGGTDLTPYYPYDEDIKHFHSVLKKACDANGAGYYRSFKKWCDEYFFIKHRDEARGVGGLFFDYLRGDTEHYFDFVRAVGGAFLEAYLPIVRKRMNEPWGDRERAWQALRRGRYVEFNLVYDRGTTFGLETKGRIESILVSMPPKVEWHYNIHPEPNSREAKLVEMLKSPKDWIS, translated from the coding sequence ATGCCCCCGCTGGGTGAACGGGCGCGAGCGTATTTCGAGCAACTCCAGCAAACACTCTGTGCCGGACTCGAATCGTTCGAACAGGAGAAGCGTTTCTCTGAAGATCATTGGGAACGGGCTGATGGACGCCATCCCGATCAATCAGGCGGTGGTGGACTGACGCGCGTTCTTGAAGGCGGAAAGGTGTTCGAGAAGGCGGGAATTCTAACGTCAACCATATTCGGCGGGCTGCCCGAATCACTTGCGATGAAGATGAATGTTCCGCCGACTGAATTTTACGCCACAGGTGTTTCGCTTATCGTTCATCCGCTCAACCCGATGGTGCCGACAGTGCATGCAAATTTCCGCTACCTCGAGCAAGGGAACGGCGACAGTTGGTTCGGAGGCGGCACGGACTTGACGCCGTACTATCCTTACGACGAAGATATCAAGCATTTTCACTCTGTCTTGAAGAAAGCGTGCGATGCCAACGGAGCTGGGTACTATCGGAGCTTCAAAAAATGGTGCGATGAATACTTCTTCATCAAGCATCGGGATGAGGCGCGTGGTGTCGGCGGGTTGTTCTTCGACTACTTGCGCGGCGATACGGAACATTATTTTGATTTTGTGAGAGCAGTCGGCGGGGCCTTCCTTGAGGCCTATCTTCCCATTGTCAGGAAGAGGATGAACGAGCCCTGGGGAGATCGTGAACGTGCCTGGCAGGCGCTTCGACGCGGCAGGTATGTGGAATTCAATCTTGTGTATGACCGGGGAACGACTTTCGGCCTTGAAACCAAGGGGAGAATCGAATCGATCCTCGTGTCGATGCCGCCGAAAGTGGAGTGGCATTACAACATACATCCGGAGCCGAACTCACGCGAAGCGAAACTGGTTGAAATGTTGAAGTCGCCCAAAGATTGGATTTCGTAG
- the hemE gene encoding uroporphyrinogen decarboxylase: MNDLFLRACKRQKVERTPVWMMRQAGRYLPQYRAVRAKSDFLTMCKTPELAAEVTVQPVDIIGVDAAIIFSDILVIPEAMGLHLEMVESKGPKFHNPVRTSEDVHALAIPDPERSLRYVMQALETTKRILGGRVPLIGFSGSPWTLAAYMIEGSGGKEWKYAKRMMLDDPELMKELLGKLADSVCIYLEAQLAAGADAVQIFDTWGGVLTPDQYKRFSLEYIHQIVSKLHRNGQPVIVFSKGANHSLKEIADIGADVVGLDWTIDMAEVRKFIGDKVALQGNLDPSTLYSSPESIRHEVKSILRKFGKGSGHVFNLGHGIFPDVPVEHAQAFVRAVKEESPQYHS, from the coding sequence ATGAACGACTTGTTTCTTCGAGCATGCAAGCGACAAAAGGTTGAACGAACGCCCGTTTGGATGATGCGGCAGGCAGGACGCTACTTGCCGCAGTACCGTGCAGTCCGTGCCAAATCCGATTTCTTGACGATGTGTAAAACCCCCGAGCTTGCAGCAGAAGTGACGGTACAACCGGTTGACATCATTGGTGTTGACGCGGCAATCATCTTCTCCGACATTCTTGTCATCCCCGAAGCAATGGGGCTGCATTTGGAGATGGTGGAGTCGAAAGGCCCGAAGTTTCACAATCCGGTGAGAACGAGTGAAGATGTTCATGCACTTGCGATACCCGATCCGGAGAGGTCACTTCGCTATGTGATGCAAGCGCTTGAAACAACGAAGCGCATTCTCGGAGGAAGAGTCCCGTTGATCGGTTTCTCCGGCTCTCCGTGGACACTCGCCGCATACATGATTGAAGGGTCGGGAGGAAAGGAGTGGAAATATGCAAAACGCATGATGCTCGACGACCCTGAGTTGATGAAAGAATTGCTGGGCAAACTTGCCGACTCGGTATGTATTTATCTCGAGGCGCAGCTTGCCGCGGGTGCCGATGCAGTGCAAATATTTGATACGTGGGGCGGCGTGTTGACGCCGGATCAATACAAACGGTTTTCACTTGAATACATCCATCAGATTGTGTCCAAGTTGCATCGGAACGGGCAGCCCGTTATTGTATTCTCCAAAGGCGCCAACCATTCTCTGAAAGAAATTGCTGATATCGGAGCCGATGTCGTTGGTCTGGATTGGACGATTGACATGGCAGAAGTTAGAAAGTTCATTGGCGACAAAGTAGCGCTTCAGGGGAATCTCGATCCGTCGACGTTGTACTCTTCTCCGGAATCAATTCGTCACGAAGTGAAATCAATCTTGCGCAAGTTCGGGAAAGGAAGCGGGCATGTGTTCAATCTCGGTCACGGCATTTTCCCTGATGTGCCGGTGGAACATGCACAAGCATTTGTGCGGGCAGTGAAGGAAGAAAGTCCGCAATATCACTCTTGA
- the ccsA gene encoding cytochrome c biogenesis protein CcsA, producing the protein MDIVALVDVLVVAMPLLYALLVGIYAVSFFLNLASITRLKTPALVFTVGLHVVYIAIRTVAFDHPPITTVFEIMTMLAVCISIAYTYIELRTKASNTGMFILLLAFVFQLVSSLNIRDLTEIAPILRSRLLGFHVSTALLGYTAISLSAVYGFLYLMLYREIKSSSFGLIYNKLPNLEMLEKMSSKSEIFGFIMLTVAIAIGLIWLPKAFDSFSYLDPKLIGTMTVWALYAISLAAKRKLGWQGRKMMIVSLIAFGFVFLSMTVINMYMSGFHSFY; encoded by the coding sequence ATGGATATCGTAGCGCTCGTTGACGTTCTTGTAGTGGCAATGCCCCTGCTCTATGCGTTATTAGTGGGGATCTACGCAGTTTCGTTTTTTCTCAACCTGGCGTCCATCACCCGCCTGAAAACTCCTGCTCTGGTTTTCACAGTCGGGCTTCACGTCGTCTACATTGCAATCCGTACAGTTGCTTTTGACCATCCACCGATCACAACAGTATTTGAGATTATGACGATGCTGGCCGTCTGCATTTCGATTGCATACACGTACATCGAACTGCGGACAAAGGCAAGCAATACAGGAATGTTTATTCTCCTGTTGGCCTTTGTGTTTCAGCTTGTTTCTTCTCTCAACATCAGAGACTTGACAGAAATTGCGCCAATCCTCAGAAGCCGTCTGCTTGGTTTCCATGTCTCGACTGCATTGTTAGGCTATACGGCAATCTCGCTTTCCGCCGTGTACGGCTTTCTGTATCTGATGTTGTACCGCGAAATCAAATCATCAAGCTTCGGTCTGATCTACAACAAACTGCCCAACCTTGAGATGCTTGAGAAGATGAGCAGTAAGTCCGAGATTTTCGGTTTCATCATGCTCACCGTTGCGATTGCCATTGGGTTGATTTGGCTCCCCAAGGCGTTCGACAGTTTCTCTTATCTCGATCCGAAACTGATCGGAACAATGACGGTGTGGGCATTGTATGCAATCAGTCTTGCGGCAAAACGGAAATTAGGGTGGCAGGGGCGCAAGATGATGATCGTTTCCCTCATTGCCTTCGGGTTTGTGTTTTTGTCGATGACGGTGATAAACATGTATATGAGCGGCTTTCACAGTTTCTATTGA
- the hemG gene encoding protoporphyrinogen oxidase has protein sequence MSYNVVVVGAGISGLTAAYWLHKAGIDVTVLEKNNAAGGTMRTLSEDGWLIETGPNSALETTPLFNEMFEGLGILNERLYADERSNNRYILRDGKLQALPMSPGAFLGTSLWSVGGKLRLLKEPFIGKAEKEETIAEFVERRLGREFLDYAINPFVAGVYAGNPEQLSVRAAFPKLYALEEKYGGLIRGMIKGAKERKQRAEKAKDRARMFSFLNGMETFPQAIGARLGDRLRLGREVLSVSRNDNFAIALVESGRERSISADAVIVATPASTASGVIKQLGGSLSSSLNQIYYPPVAEVFLGFRREQIKRSLDGFGFLVPAKEQRKILGTIWSSVLFPGRAPEGHLAMTTFVGGSRQPELCDRDDTELVKMVTTELKALMNVAGDPVFSRIVRWPKAIPQYNLGYDKIVQEMERCEYNNPGLYFCSNFKGGIAVGDCVMNGKKVAEKILSLRDGNPVAA, from the coding sequence ATGAGTTACAACGTGGTTGTCGTTGGCGCCGGTATATCCGGTTTGACAGCCGCATACTGGCTTCATAAAGCCGGAATAGATGTTACTGTTCTTGAGAAGAACAATGCGGCCGGAGGCACGATGCGTACCTTGAGTGAAGACGGCTGGCTGATTGAAACCGGACCGAACAGCGCCCTTGAAACAACACCGCTCTTCAACGAGATGTTCGAGGGGCTGGGGATTCTGAATGAACGGTTGTATGCCGACGAGAGATCGAACAATCGCTACATTCTCCGTGACGGAAAGCTGCAAGCGCTGCCAATGTCACCGGGGGCGTTTCTGGGAACATCCTTATGGAGCGTTGGGGGGAAGTTACGGCTCCTGAAAGAACCTTTCATTGGCAAGGCTGAGAAAGAAGAAACAATTGCAGAATTTGTCGAGCGGAGGCTCGGCCGCGAGTTTCTTGACTACGCGATCAATCCCTTCGTCGCCGGTGTCTATGCCGGAAATCCCGAGCAGTTGAGTGTGCGTGCGGCATTCCCGAAACTCTATGCTTTGGAAGAAAAGTATGGCGGACTTATAAGGGGTATGATCAAGGGGGCAAAGGAGCGCAAACAGCGGGCAGAGAAGGCGAAAGATCGAGCAAGGATGTTTTCGTTTTTGAACGGGATGGAGACGTTCCCGCAGGCGATTGGCGCCCGGCTCGGTGATCGGCTCCGGCTTGGTCGCGAAGTGCTTTCTGTTTCACGCAACGACAATTTCGCGATTGCCCTTGTCGAAAGTGGACGTGAACGCTCAATTTCTGCTGATGCCGTCATTGTCGCAACTCCTGCATCGACAGCAAGCGGAGTTATCAAACAACTTGGCGGGTCCCTTTCTTCTTCCCTCAACCAAATCTACTATCCTCCAGTCGCTGAAGTATTTCTGGGTTTCCGCAGGGAACAAATCAAACGATCGCTGGATGGATTCGGGTTTCTCGTTCCTGCGAAAGAACAGAGGAAAATTCTCGGAACAATATGGTCGTCTGTCCTGTTTCCTGGGCGTGCCCCGGAAGGACATCTGGCGATGACGACATTCGTGGGCGGCTCACGTCAGCCCGAGTTGTGTGATCGGGATGATACAGAACTTGTCAAGATGGTGACTACGGAGTTGAAGGCGTTAATGAATGTTGCCGGCGATCCCGTTTTCTCGAGGATTGTTCGATGGCCGAAGGCCATTCCACAGTACAATCTTGGATACGATAAGATTGTTCAAGAAATGGAGAGGTGTGAGTACAACAATCCCGGTCTGTACTTCTGCAGCAATTTCAAAGGGGGAATTGCTGTGGGGGATTGCGTTATGAACGGGAAGAAGGTTGCGGAGAAGATTCTTTCATTGCGGGATGGCAATCCTGTTGCAGCATGA
- the hemA gene encoding glutamyl-tRNA reductase, with amino-acid sequence MNLLSIGISHNTASLDIRERMWMSNDEVKEALKQLKEKYFNEAMLVSTCNRTELYGLTPDTQVDDAGLKTFLIDFKGASGIVTPNHFYGSLAGGSVSHLFKVAAGVDSMVIGDIQILNQVKEAFNLATETGVMGPVMNRLMQATLHVGKRVRTETSICEGAVSVSYAAVELASKIFAELSKKSALLIGAGETGELTMKHLIGKGIGRIKIANRTREKAEALITSLKAYTIGEVLDYDQISEALRTVDIVITSVNSPAYIVQPDHVRSMMKQRANNPLFIIDISVPRSVDPSCNKVENVFVYDMDSLSAIVDKNIEKRKAELPKVTTIVREETLEFFKWHNSLQVGPTIQELTSAIESIRQLEVERNINRFKPEDRELVEMLTKRIINKILHQPITNLRNGAQNGARGSETVNRIKALRDLFGIEEKDSHGS; translated from the coding sequence ATGAACCTTCTTTCCATAGGCATAAGTCACAACACTGCATCGCTCGACATTCGCGAAAGAATGTGGATGTCAAACGATGAAGTGAAGGAAGCATTGAAGCAGTTGAAGGAAAAGTACTTCAACGAAGCGATGCTTGTGTCGACCTGCAACCGCACGGAGTTGTACGGGCTCACGCCTGATACACAAGTGGACGATGCCGGATTGAAGACATTCCTGATTGATTTCAAGGGCGCGTCGGGAATTGTAACGCCGAATCACTTTTACGGCAGTCTTGCCGGCGGATCAGTCAGCCACTTGTTCAAAGTTGCGGCGGGGGTGGATTCGATGGTGATTGGCGATATTCAGATTCTCAACCAGGTAAAGGAAGCATTCAATCTTGCCACCGAAACGGGCGTGATGGGGCCTGTGATGAACAGGCTGATGCAGGCAACGCTGCACGTCGGGAAGCGTGTCCGGACGGAGACGTCCATTTGCGAAGGTGCTGTTTCCGTAAGTTATGCTGCGGTAGAATTGGCCAGCAAGATTTTCGCCGAACTGTCGAAGAAATCGGCCCTGCTGATCGGGGCTGGAGAAACCGGCGAACTGACCATGAAGCATCTGATCGGCAAAGGGATTGGAAGAATAAAAATAGCCAACCGCACGCGGGAAAAAGCCGAAGCGCTGATCACGTCGCTCAAAGCCTACACCATCGGCGAAGTGCTGGACTACGATCAGATTTCGGAAGCTCTCCGCACAGTGGATATTGTGATTACGTCTGTCAATAGTCCTGCCTACATAGTTCAGCCCGATCATGTCCGCAGCATGATGAAACAGCGCGCAAACAATCCTCTTTTCATTATTGATATCAGCGTACCGCGTAGCGTCGATCCATCATGCAACAAAGTGGAAAATGTGTTCGTGTACGATATGGATTCGCTGAGCGCTATTGTTGACAAGAATATTGAAAAGCGCAAAGCCGAGTTGCCGAAAGTGACCACGATCGTTCGAGAGGAAACGCTGGAGTTCTTCAAATGGCACAACTCGCTGCAAGTCGGCCCGACGATTCAGGAACTGACCTCCGCGATTGAATCGATCCGCCAGTTGGAAGTCGAGAGGAACATCAATCGCTTCAAGCCGGAGGATCGTGAACTCGTGGAAATGCTGACAAAACGTATCATCAACAAAATCCTGCACCAACCGATTACCAACTTGCGAAACGGGGCACAAAACGGCGCCCGGGGTTCCGAGACGGTGAACCGCATCAAAGCACTGCGCGATTTGTTCGGAATCGAAGAGAAGGATAGTCATGGCAGTTGA
- the hemH gene encoding ferrochelatase: MKQEKPVGVVLLQLGGPDSLESVEPFLYNLFCDPDIIDLPLAFLFRERLAKFISAKRAPKVQDLYKHIGGKSPILKLTNRQARALELELRKSITAKVYVAMRYWHPLTDEVIEQIKADGVARVVLLPLYPHYSRSTTGSSVNEWNRVLKRLHCNGLQTSLVEHYCDHPLYIKALVNNINIALKRVEAPDRSKVHLVFSAHGTPMKLVKEGDPYSHHIRKTYQAVVEEGKFGLPHHLCFQSKVGPQKWLEPSLDGTIERLAAENVSHILVIPVAFVSDHIETLSEINMEGKQEAKEMGIWYFDMMPALHTNPLFIQALADVVLNEVNV, translated from the coding sequence ATGAAACAGGAAAAGCCGGTTGGAGTAGTTCTTCTGCAGTTGGGCGGTCCCGACTCGCTCGAAAGCGTAGAGCCGTTTCTCTATAACCTCTTTTGCGATCCCGATATTATCGACCTTCCGCTTGCGTTTCTTTTTCGTGAACGGCTGGCGAAGTTCATATCTGCAAAGCGTGCCCCGAAAGTCCAGGACTTGTACAAGCATATCGGCGGCAAGTCGCCGATCCTCAAACTGACCAACCGGCAAGCACGGGCGTTGGAACTGGAGCTGCGCAAATCGATCACTGCAAAAGTGTATGTCGCAATGCGCTACTGGCATCCGTTGACGGATGAAGTTATTGAACAGATCAAAGCGGACGGGGTTGCACGTGTGGTGTTGCTTCCGTTGTACCCGCACTATTCGCGATCAACGACGGGGTCGAGCGTCAACGAATGGAACAGGGTTCTTAAACGTCTTCATTGCAACGGGTTACAGACGAGCTTGGTCGAACACTATTGTGACCATCCCCTCTACATCAAGGCGCTGGTGAACAATATCAATATTGCGTTGAAGCGTGTGGAGGCTCCCGATCGATCAAAAGTGCATCTTGTGTTCAGCGCACACGGTACGCCGATGAAGTTGGTAAAGGAGGGAGATCCCTACTCGCATCACATACGAAAGACTTATCAAGCTGTTGTCGAGGAGGGAAAATTCGGTTTGCCGCATCATTTGTGTTTTCAGAGCAAAGTCGGGCCGCAGAAGTGGCTCGAACCGTCGCTCGACGGAACGATTGAGCGGCTCGCTGCCGAGAACGTCTCGCACATTCTTGTTATCCCTGTCGCATTTGTGTCCGATCATATCGAAACACTCTCCGAAATCAATATGGAGGGAAAGCAAGAAGCAAAGGAGATGGGTATATGGTACTTTGACATGATGCCGGCGTTGCATACGAACCCGCTGTTCATTCAGGCTCTCGCGGATGTTGTTTTGAACGAAGTGAATGTATGA
- the hemL gene encoding glutamate-1-semialdehyde 2,1-aminomutase: MDTKTSDTLFEQAKLLIPGGVNSPVRAFKSVGRNPLFITKASGAKLWDADGNEYIDYVGTWGPAILGHTHPRVIEAIRKAAIDGTSFGAPTELEVKMAELICTLVPSVEMVRMVNSGTEATMSAIRLARAFTGREKIIKFEGCYHGHGDSFLIKAGSGAMTFGVPDSPGVPSAIAKLTLTARFNSIESVKEIVDQHKNEIAAIIVEPVVGNMGCVPPVENFLEGLRSLCTKEGIILIFDEVMTGFRLAIGGAQQLYNIKPDLTTFGKIIGGGLPVGAYGGRKELMQMVAPSGPMYQAGTLSGNPLAMTAGFETLSIILEDDEFHQKLEKKSQTLELGITENVRSLGIPATSNRVGSMSTLFFTSSEVRDYQSAVTSDTKRYAAYFNAMLEEGVYLAPSQFEAGFVSYAHTDEMIEQTIQANRKALERTLRAE, encoded by the coding sequence GTGGATACAAAGACTTCAGATACACTTTTTGAGCAGGCTAAACTCTTGATTCCCGGCGGCGTGAATTCGCCCGTCCGAGCATTCAAATCTGTTGGAAGAAACCCGCTCTTCATTACAAAAGCCTCCGGCGCAAAACTGTGGGACGCCGATGGTAACGAGTATATTGACTATGTCGGTACGTGGGGTCCTGCAATTCTGGGTCATACGCATCCCCGTGTGATCGAGGCAATCAGAAAAGCCGCGATCGATGGAACCAGTTTCGGCGCTCCAACTGAGCTTGAGGTGAAGATGGCGGAGTTGATCTGCACGCTCGTTCCTTCGGTGGAAATGGTGCGCATGGTAAACTCCGGTACCGAAGCGACAATGAGCGCAATTCGACTAGCCCGTGCGTTCACAGGCAGGGAGAAAATCATCAAGTTTGAGGGATGCTATCACGGACACGGCGATTCGTTTCTTATCAAAGCAGGTTCGGGAGCGATGACGTTTGGCGTTCCTGACAGTCCCGGGGTTCCGTCCGCTATCGCGAAGCTCACGTTGACGGCAAGATTCAACTCGATCGAATCTGTAAAGGAGATTGTCGATCAGCACAAGAATGAGATTGCGGCAATCATCGTCGAGCCGGTGGTCGGGAATATGGGTTGCGTGCCTCCGGTCGAGAACTTTTTGGAGGGTCTCCGATCACTTTGCACAAAAGAAGGAATCATCCTCATTTTCGACGAAGTGATGACGGGATTCAGGCTTGCGATTGGCGGGGCACAACAACTCTACAACATCAAACCCGATCTCACAACATTCGGCAAAATTATCGGCGGTGGACTTCCTGTCGGCGCTTATGGAGGACGGAAGGAATTGATGCAGATGGTCGCCCCGAGCGGCCCGATGTATCAGGCGGGGACGTTGTCCGGGAATCCCCTTGCGATGACGGCCGGATTTGAGACTCTCTCGATCATTCTTGAGGATGACGAATTTCATCAGAAGCTTGAGAAGAAGTCTCAAACTCTTGAACTTGGAATTACCGAAAACGTCAGAAGCCTTGGAATTCCAGCGACCTCAAATCGGGTCGGGTCAATGTCAACGTTGTTTTTCACGTCTTCCGAAGTGCGAGATTATCAATCCGCTGTCACCTCCGATACCAAGCGGTATGCGGCATACTTCAATGCAATGCTGGAAGAAGGGGTTTATCTTGCGCCCTCGCAATTTGAAGCAGGGTTTGTTTCCTATGCACACACGGACGAAATGATCGAACAGACTATTCAAGCGAATCGGAAGGCGCTGGAACGGACACTTCGGGCTGAATAG
- the hemB gene encoding porphobilinogen synthase, whose product MSSRTKTEPFKRLRRTRMTEALRSMVRETELAKNDFIYPLFVVEGNNFRKEVSSMPGVYQMSVDHIVRECVDVKKLGIPAVILFGIPKEKDEVGSGAYDELGVVQQATRAIKQEVPELVVITDVCLCEYTSHGHCGIVRGNEIVNDESIELLAKEALTHVQAGADMVAPSDMFDGRVKAIRSILDENGFQNIPIMSYAAKYASGFYGPFREAAESTPHFGDRRSHQMDPANSNEALREVEQDIIEGADIVMVKPATPYLDIIRRVKDRFEMPTAAYNVSGEFSMVKAAAKNGWIDGERVMMEMLTGIKRAGADMILTYFAKEASAVLDRQK is encoded by the coding sequence ATGTCTTCACGAACAAAAACCGAACCGTTCAAGCGATTGCGGCGAACGCGAATGACGGAAGCGTTGCGGTCAATGGTGAGGGAAACAGAACTCGCGAAGAACGATTTTATCTATCCGCTTTTCGTCGTGGAAGGAAACAACTTCAGGAAAGAGGTTTCGTCAATGCCCGGCGTGTATCAGATGTCGGTAGATCACATTGTGCGGGAATGCGTAGATGTAAAGAAATTGGGGATACCGGCGGTGATCCTGTTCGGAATCCCGAAAGAAAAGGATGAAGTCGGGTCGGGAGCATACGATGAGCTTGGAGTTGTTCAACAGGCGACAAGGGCTATAAAACAAGAAGTACCGGAACTCGTCGTGATTACTGATGTCTGCTTGTGTGAATACACCTCCCACGGACATTGCGGCATCGTCCGCGGGAATGAAATCGTCAATGATGAATCTATTGAGTTGTTGGCAAAGGAAGCTCTGACGCATGTACAGGCGGGTGCGGATATGGTAGCTCCATCGGATATGTTTGACGGGAGGGTGAAAGCCATCCGTTCGATTCTTGATGAAAACGGGTTCCAGAATATCCCCATTATGTCGTATGCGGCGAAGTATGCCTCGGGATTTTACGGACCGTTTCGCGAAGCAGCGGAAAGCACGCCTCATTTCGGCGACCGGCGTTCGCATCAGATGGATCCGGCCAACTCTAACGAAGCCTTGCGGGAAGTGGAGCAGGACATTATCGAGGGGGCAGACATCGTGATGGTAAAACCGGCAACTCCGTATCTTGATATTATTCGTCGTGTCAAGGATAGGTTCGAAATGCCGACAGCAGCCTACAACGTCAGCGGTGAGTTTTCGATGGTGAAAGCGGCAGCGAAAAACGGCTGGATAGATGGCGAACGTGTGATGATGGAAATGCTGACCGGCATCAAGCGTGCGGGGGCGGATATGATCCTCACCTACTTCGCAAAGGAAGCTTCCGCCGTTCTTGACAGACAAAAATAA